One stretch of Periplaneta americana isolate PAMFEO1 chromosome 1, P.americana_PAMFEO1_priV1, whole genome shotgun sequence DNA includes these proteins:
- the LOC138695792 gene encoding histidine protein methyltransferase 1 homolog isoform X1, with translation MHIVRFAIILYNCIVNKTRHWFSHDLSGKDCNKYIHWTMFKFNFPDPYENKDENAVKHLNVEDVDSSDREIEWFTAHEMFPLQVHIEENIRFHMFTCGKYEIKHMPFQEGIKQLSNISEKEEISEAEILHSDLLPAKYEGGLKVWECTRDLADYLLQNNIYFSGMKVLDLGCGVGLLGILAMYLKAESVHFQDYNSSVISAVTMPNVLKNKSKLEQDGILQTNRFFAGDWKSFVDLVKGESSAKENNYDIILTSETIYNPANQSKLLRVFKECLKPGGVIYLAAKTHYFGVGGGTRQFENMLAEDDIFHSQVCWKCSEGVQREILKINFHQRTTD, from the exons ATACATTGGACAATGTTCAAATTCAATTTTCCTGATCCCTACGAGAACAAGGATGAGAATGCAGTTAAACATCTCAATGTAGAAG ATGTCGACAGTTCTGATAGAGAAATAGaatggtttactgcacatgaAATGTTCCCACTTCAAGTgcatattgaagaaaatatacgTTTCCATATGTTTACTTGtggaaagtatgaaattaaacacATGCCATTTCAGGAGGGCATTAAACAGCTCTCAAATATTagtgaaaaagaagaaatttcagAAGCTGAGATATTACACTCTGATCTTCTTCCTGCAAAATATGAAG GAGGTCTGAAGGTTTGGGAATGTACCAGAGACTTGGCAGATTATTTGttgcaaaacaatatttatttttctggaaTGAAAGTTCTAGACCTTGGATGTGGTGTTGGCCTGTTGGGAATATTAGCAATGTACCTTAAAGCTGAATCTGTACATTTTCAAGATTAT AATTCATCAGTGATCAGTGCAGTTACAATGCCTAATGTACTGAAAAACAAGTCGAAACTTGAACAGGATGGCATTTTACAAACCAACAGGTTCTTTGCTGGAGACTGGAAATCTTTTGTAGATCTTGTTAAAGGTGAATCTTCtgcaaaagaaaacaattatgatattattttgaCGTCTGAAACAATATATAACCCTGCTAATCAAAGTAAACTTTTAAGAGTATTCAAAGAATGCCTCAAGCCAGGCGGAGTAAT ATATTTGGCTGCCAAGACtcattattttggtgtaggcggTGGCACTAGGCAGTTTGAAAATATGCTAGCAGAAGATGATATATTTCACAGTCAAGTATGCTGGAAGTGTTCAGAAG gTGTTCAGAGagagattttgaaaataaatttccatcaAAGGACAACAGACTGA
- the LOC138695792 gene encoding histidine protein methyltransferase 1 homolog isoform X2: MFKFNFPDPYENKDENAVKHLNVEDVDSSDREIEWFTAHEMFPLQVHIEENIRFHMFTCGKYEIKHMPFQEGIKQLSNISEKEEISEAEILHSDLLPAKYEGGLKVWECTRDLADYLLQNNIYFSGMKVLDLGCGVGLLGILAMYLKAESVHFQDYNSSVISAVTMPNVLKNKSKLEQDGILQTNRFFAGDWKSFVDLVKGESSAKENNYDIILTSETIYNPANQSKLLRVFKECLKPGGVIYLAAKTHYFGVGGGTRQFENMLAEDDIFHSQVCWKCSEGVQREILKINFHQRTTD; encoded by the exons ATGTTCAAATTCAATTTTCCTGATCCCTACGAGAACAAGGATGAGAATGCAGTTAAACATCTCAATGTAGAAG ATGTCGACAGTTCTGATAGAGAAATAGaatggtttactgcacatgaAATGTTCCCACTTCAAGTgcatattgaagaaaatatacgTTTCCATATGTTTACTTGtggaaagtatgaaattaaacacATGCCATTTCAGGAGGGCATTAAACAGCTCTCAAATATTagtgaaaaagaagaaatttcagAAGCTGAGATATTACACTCTGATCTTCTTCCTGCAAAATATGAAG GAGGTCTGAAGGTTTGGGAATGTACCAGAGACTTGGCAGATTATTTGttgcaaaacaatatttatttttctggaaTGAAAGTTCTAGACCTTGGATGTGGTGTTGGCCTGTTGGGAATATTAGCAATGTACCTTAAAGCTGAATCTGTACATTTTCAAGATTAT AATTCATCAGTGATCAGTGCAGTTACAATGCCTAATGTACTGAAAAACAAGTCGAAACTTGAACAGGATGGCATTTTACAAACCAACAGGTTCTTTGCTGGAGACTGGAAATCTTTTGTAGATCTTGTTAAAGGTGAATCTTCtgcaaaagaaaacaattatgatattattttgaCGTCTGAAACAATATATAACCCTGCTAATCAAAGTAAACTTTTAAGAGTATTCAAAGAATGCCTCAAGCCAGGCGGAGTAAT ATATTTGGCTGCCAAGACtcattattttggtgtaggcggTGGCACTAGGCAGTTTGAAAATATGCTAGCAGAAGATGATATATTTCACAGTCAAGTATGCTGGAAGTGTTCAGAAG gTGTTCAGAGagagattttgaaaataaatttccatcaAAGGACAACAGACTGA
- the LOC138695792 gene encoding histidine protein methyltransferase 1 homolog isoform X3, translating into MFPLQVHIEENIRFHMFTCGKYEIKHMPFQEGIKQLSNISEKEEISEAEILHSDLLPAKYEGGLKVWECTRDLADYLLQNNIYFSGMKVLDLGCGVGLLGILAMYLKAESVHFQDYNSSVISAVTMPNVLKNKSKLEQDGILQTNRFFAGDWKSFVDLVKGESSAKENNYDIILTSETIYNPANQSKLLRVFKECLKPGGVIYLAAKTHYFGVGGGTRQFENMLAEDDIFHSQVCWKCSEGVQREILKINFHQRTTD; encoded by the exons ATGTTCCCACTTCAAGTgcatattgaagaaaatatacgTTTCCATATGTTTACTTGtggaaagtatgaaattaaacacATGCCATTTCAGGAGGGCATTAAACAGCTCTCAAATATTagtgaaaaagaagaaatttcagAAGCTGAGATATTACACTCTGATCTTCTTCCTGCAAAATATGAAG GAGGTCTGAAGGTTTGGGAATGTACCAGAGACTTGGCAGATTATTTGttgcaaaacaatatttatttttctggaaTGAAAGTTCTAGACCTTGGATGTGGTGTTGGCCTGTTGGGAATATTAGCAATGTACCTTAAAGCTGAATCTGTACATTTTCAAGATTAT AATTCATCAGTGATCAGTGCAGTTACAATGCCTAATGTACTGAAAAACAAGTCGAAACTTGAACAGGATGGCATTTTACAAACCAACAGGTTCTTTGCTGGAGACTGGAAATCTTTTGTAGATCTTGTTAAAGGTGAATCTTCtgcaaaagaaaacaattatgatattattttgaCGTCTGAAACAATATATAACCCTGCTAATCAAAGTAAACTTTTAAGAGTATTCAAAGAATGCCTCAAGCCAGGCGGAGTAAT ATATTTGGCTGCCAAGACtcattattttggtgtaggcggTGGCACTAGGCAGTTTGAAAATATGCTAGCAGAAGATGATATATTTCACAGTCAAGTATGCTGGAAGTGTTCAGAAG gTGTTCAGAGagagattttgaaaataaatttccatcaAAGGACAACAGACTGA